One stretch of Arachis hypogaea cultivar Tifrunner chromosome 20, arahy.Tifrunner.gnm2.J5K5, whole genome shotgun sequence DNA includes these proteins:
- the LOC112783451 gene encoding uncharacterized protein, which yields MATAIAIAHFCPKTGLTLSCHKRNHFLSHHLHFSSASLSHAVFSRGYLSTEMFRRPKIHPIICKAKRYAPNTTKRKRLSRKRGGEPDKKTHRRRMGSKKKLLFKIIRLVSAAGTRFFYAKKKSRKIDLKKYDPKLKYHVLFTEAS from the exons ATGGCGACTGCTATAGCTATAGCACATTTTTGTCCAAAAACAGGCTTAACTCTTTCTTGTCACAAAAGAAATCATTTCCTCTCCCATCACCTTCATTTTTCTTCTGCTTCCCTCTCCCATGCTGTGTTCTCCAGAG GCTATTTGTCAACTGAGATGTTTAGAAGGCCAAAAATTCACCCCATTATTTGTAAGGCCAAAAGATATGCTCCAAACACCACAAAGAGAAAG AGATTGAGTAGAAAGAGGGGAGGTGAACCTGACAAGAAAACACATAGGAGAAGGATGGGGTCTAAGAAGAAGCTGCTTTTCAAGATCATCAGGCTTGTCTCAGCAGCTGGGACTAGATTCTTCTATGCCAAGAAAAAGAGCAGGAAGATTGACCTCAAGAAATATGATCCAAAGCTAAAGTACCATGTCCTGTTCACAGAAGCCAGTTGA
- the LOC112783450 gene encoding putative pentatricopeptide repeat-containing protein At3g15200, translating to MPYMFWQLRRWELKILFYPATATLLRTPTTCFLHSLSDPPHWKPPSPPPPIVYLQNLLKFRRDKPAIEVERALDLCGFQLSDKLVFEVLKRHHSDWRPALVFFNWACKASPERNGYVPSSVVFNEIVDILGKMKRFEELYQVLDEMSHRQGVMNELVFSTLIRRYVGAHKVEEAVGIFYRRKEFGLEIDSKAFRTLLMWLCRYKHVEDAETLFRSKVNELPPDIKSWNVILHGWCILGNTHEAKRLWKDILASKCKPDLFTYATFIKAMTKKGKLSTALRLFHGMWDKGCKPDVVICNCIVDALCFKKRVPEALEVFKCMSERGVEPNVATYNSLIKHMCKIRRMEKVYELVSDMERRKGNCLPNAVTYSYLLGSLKEPKEVPVILERMERNGCSMNDDVYNLVLRLYMEWDDQDGVRRTWEEMERNGWGLDRRSYTILIHGHLKNGRTKDALRYFREMVSKGMEPEPRTEKLLSSMNIQSKERTEKQKG from the exons ATGCCGTACATGTTCTGGCAACTCCGCCGGTGGGAACTCAAAATCCTATTCTACCCTGCCACAGCCACTCTCCTCCGAACTCCAACCACATGCTTCCTGCATTCCCTTTCGGACCCACCCCACTGGaaaccaccatcaccaccaccgccGATTGTTTATCTTCAGAATCTCCTCAAGTTCCGGAGGGACAAGCCCGCCATCGAAGTGGAGCGAGCACTCGACCTATGTGGGTTCCAGCTTAGCGACAAACTCGTCTTCGAAGTGCTTAAACGGCATCATTCTGATTGGAGACCCGCCCTCGTGTTCTTTAATTGGGCTTGTAAAGCGAGTCCCGAGCGAAATGGGTATGTGCCAAGTTCCGTCGTTTTCAATGAGATTGTGGATATTCTCGGGAAGATGAAGCGGTTTGAGGAGCTCTACCAGGTGCTCGATGAAATGTCCCATAGACAGGGTGTCATGAACGAGTTGGTTTTTTCCACATTGATTCGTAG GTATGTGGGTGCACATAAGGTGGAGGAAGCTGTTGGAATATTCTATAGGAGGAAAGAGTTTGGATTGGAGATTGATTCTAAAGCATTTAGGACACTCTTGATGTGGTTGTGCAGGTACAAGCATGTAGAAGATGCAGAAACTTTGTTTCGCAGCAAGGTGAATGAGCTTCCACCTGATATAAAGTCCTGGAACGTGATCCTCCATGGTTGGTGCATCTTAGGGAACACACATGAGGCGAAGAGGTTGTGGAAAGACATATTGGCATCTAAGTGCAAGCCGGATCTTTTCACTTATGCAACATTTATCAAGGCAATGACCAAGAAGGGGAAGCTCAGCACTGCACTGAGGTTGTTCCATGGCATGTGGGATAAAGGTTGCAAGCCCGATGTTGTGATATGCAACTGCATCGTTGATGCTCTTTGTTTCAAAAAGAGAGTTCCTGAGGCATTGGAAGTTTTCAAGTGCATGAGCGAAAGGGGCGTTGAACCTAATGTGGCTACTTACAACTCCTTGATCAAACACATGTGTAAGATTCGGCGAATGGAGAAGGTATACGAGCTAGTGAGTGATATGGAAAGGAGGAAGGGGAATTGTTTGCCTAATGCTGTTACTTATAGCTACTTGCTGGGTTCCTTGAAGGAGCCGAAGGAAGTTCCTGTGATTTTGGAGAGGATGGAGAGAAATGGGTGTAGCATGAATGATGATGTTTACAACTTGGTTTTGAGGTTGTATATGGAATGGGATGACCAGGATGGGGTGAGAAGAACATGGGAAGAGATGGAAAGGAATGGATGGGGACTAGATAGGCGATCTTATACAATCCTGATTCATGGGCACCTCAAAAATGGGAGGACGAAGGATGCCTTGCGCTATTTTAGGGAGATGGTGTCTAAGGGAATGGAGCCTGAGCCAAGAACTGAGAAACTATTGAGTTCCATGAACATTCAGTCAAAAGAAagaacagaaaaacaaaaaggatgA